The Spirochaetaceae bacterium genome includes the window GCACTACCACCCGCACTCGTTCGGCGCTCTTTCCGTGCTGGAACAGAACGACGACGCCATCACCGTACGCGTGGTGTACCGCGCCACCCGGCGCATGGGCGTGGAGGTGGACGCGCGGTTTCACTGCCCGGACCCGCGCACCATCGTGATGACCATCGTCGACGGCGAGGGCGCCGGATCGGTGGTGGAGACGCACGCCACGCCGGTACGGCCCGGCGTGTGCGCGATCGTGGAGGCGACCGTGGCTACCTCGCAGCGCCTCGGCTTCCGGCTCGCGATGCGCGCCGCCGGCCTGCTGCGACGCCGCATGCAGGCCTCCGCACGCCGCCTCTGGATCGAGGACGCCGCCTACGCCGAACGCCGCTACGCGCTGCGCACCGGGTCGCACTGACCGCCGCACGGCTCGCGACCGACGCCCGCCGTCAGTGCGTGTGGTAGAGCAGCAGATGGTCGCGCAGCACGTCCTGGGCGAAGTCGTTCTCCACGTCGCGCCACACCGAGTGCACGTGGTTGGCCTCGTTCTGGCAGTTGTCGAACTCGACCAGGAAGCTGCCGCCGTGTATCCGGTAGTAGTGCCCCTCGCGGCGCGCAACCGAACCGGCCCACGCCAGCCGCAGGTGGCCGACCCCGTCGCGGCGCAGGTGCTCGAGCTTGTGCCGCGCGACGTCGCTGCGCACCTGGCCCACGTACGTCTCCACCAGGGCGGTGAGCATCTGTTGCTGACCGGTGTCGAGGCGATCGCCCGGCAGTCCTTCTTCGCGCGGCAGCACCGCGCGCGTACTGTTGTAGGTGAGGATGTCCCACGGCGCCTTGTCGTAGATCACCGCCCGCGAGCGCTGGCTCCGGTCGAGGCTGTCCATGAGTTGCAACGCCAGGTCTTCACGGCGCGCGAGGATGCGCAGGCCGCGCTTGGGGCCGTGCAGCACCTCCGCCGGGTTGGAGCCGTAGAAGAACGGCGTGGTGGAAATGACCCGTTCGCCCCACACGCTGAAGTGCAGCGACAGGTGGTGCCCCTCGGCGCGCCACCCCCAGGGATCATCTCCGTGCGGATCGCCGAACACGGTGAAGTAGTAGCGGCCCGGGTCGCGTACCCAGTGCACCTGGCCCGTCGCGCGCTCCTGCTCGCCCAGGATCAGTTCGTGATCGATGATCGCGCACGCCTCTTCGTATCCCTGCTCCGACAGCGCCGCCTCCAGCACGCGCTTGGCCAGCCGCTGCTGTTCCTCCGTCATCGCCAGCAGCGGCAGGCCGTGCCGGTTCAGCGGCGGGTAGTACCAGAACAGGCGCTCCCCGTCGAGGTAGCGAAACGTGGCGCGGGCGCGCTGCTCGTCGTCCAGGCTCTCCAGCAGATCGCCGCACGCCGCCGCCATCTGGCGGGCCGCTTCCGGGTGCCCGTTGGCCTGCATGGCCGCCGGCTCAGCCACGCGCCGGCGTGTCGTCGTCGCGCCGCCGCCGCGCGATGATCTCCGGGAACTCGTAGTAGATCAGGCCGTCGTCGTGCACCTCCATGGTCACGCGCGTGCTGTCGACGAGCTGGCCGAGGAACGCCTCCGCCTCCTCGATGCTGAAGTCGAGGTCGACCACCAAGTCGGAGACGGTAAGGCGCCCGCCGAGCCGATACGCCAGACGAAACACCCGGTTCACGCGGCGCCCGTCCGCCCGGCCCCCGGTCGGCGGCGCGGCCGGCGCGTTCACCGGCCACGCAAACCGCTCCCTGGTTACCGGCCGATGGCGGCGTGCGTCGCGCAGGGCGGAGCGCGCCAGGTTCAGGACGAGAAAGATGAACAGGAACGGCAGGATACCGAATACCAGCCCGAATCCGGCAAATGGCCACATGCCGACCAGTGTAGCGCCCCATC containing:
- a CDS encoding DUF3500 domain-containing protein, which produces MAEPAAMQANGHPEAARQMAAACGDLLESLDDEQRARATFRYLDGERLFWYYPPLNRHGLPLLAMTEEQQRLAKRVLEAALSEQGYEEACAIIDHELILGEQERATGQVHWVRDPGRYYFTVFGDPHGDDPWGWRAEGHHLSLHFSVWGERVISTTPFFYGSNPAEVLHGPKRGLRILARREDLALQLMDSLDRSQRSRAVIYDKAPWDILTYNSTRAVLPREEGLPGDRLDTGQQQMLTALVETYVGQVRSDVARHKLEHLRRDGVGHLRLAWAGSVARREGHYYRIHGGSFLVEFDNCQNEANHVHSVWRDVENDFAQDVLRDHLLLYHTH